From Sulfuracidifex tepidarius, one genomic window encodes:
- a CDS encoding glycosyltransferase family 4 protein, whose protein sequence is MNIAVRLLWNSGVPRMAVEEARHTGWKLFVYRDAGGNYDLSGIDYTVFRKRGEKGRGVLPWLSSLITSFYAGHRGREATVDMDLIMKATSIKGYTLFHDQFAGITGYLRKRKTGEEYALYLHETTLTATGLKYFLPREMERRILREAKTVITNSMWNREVLREKGFNAHVVYPGCYPAKTISDTRERLVISVSMWDSGRKPCLYGELSRRMKGKFIMAGSWAREDTRRQFEREYGDTVTVTGKLKDEELMSLYSRASALVRFGFNERGPGMGVLEAMGYGVPVVVNEGLGSKELVKQGENGFVVKDLEEASSRLNEILDDPLPLGRNAWETAKSLSWESHAKRLMEVLGEQ, encoded by the coding sequence ATGAATATCGCGGTAAGGCTTCTCTGGAACAGCGGAGTACCAAGGATGGCGGTAGAGGAAGCTAGACACACGGGTTGGAAGTTGTTCGTGTATAGGGACGCTGGAGGAAACTATGACTTGAGCGGGATAGATTACACTGTATTTAGGAAGAGGGGAGAGAAAGGCCGCGGTGTGCTCCCGTGGCTCTCCTCTCTCATCACCTCGTTCTACGCAGGGCACCGCGGGAGAGAAGCAACAGTGGACATGGACCTGATCATGAAGGCTACTTCCATAAAGGGCTACACTCTCTTTCACGACCAGTTCGCGGGGATCACAGGTTACCTGAGGAAGAGGAAGACCGGGGAGGAGTATGCACTTTACCTCCACGAGACTACCCTCACAGCCACAGGCTTGAAGTACTTCCTCCCCAGGGAAATGGAGAGGAGGATCCTCAGGGAAGCTAAGACTGTGATCACGAACTCAATGTGGAACAGAGAAGTCCTCAGAGAGAAGGGGTTTAACGCTCATGTGGTCTACCCCGGGTGTTACCCTGCTAAGACTATAAGCGACACGAGGGAGAGGCTCGTCATCAGTGTTTCCATGTGGGACTCAGGGAGAAAACCTTGTCTTTACGGCGAGTTATCGAGACGCATGAAGGGAAAGTTCATCATGGCTGGCTCGTGGGCTAGGGAGGACACCCGAAGACAGTTCGAGAGGGAGTACGGCGACACAGTGACTGTCACGGGGAAGCTCAAGGACGAGGAACTCATGTCCCTTTACTCACGCGCCTCAGCTCTAGTCAGGTTCGGCTTCAACGAGAGGGGACCCGGCATGGGAGTCCTGGAGGCTATGGGCTACGGTGTCCCGGTGGTCGTGAACGAGGGGCTTGGGAGCAAGGAGCTCGTGAAACAAGGTGAGAACGGGTTCGTGGTGAAGGACTTGGAGGAAGCGTCGTCGAGGCTAAACGAGATCCTGGACGACCCCCTGCCCTTGGGTAGGAACGCGTGGGAGACCGCTAAGTCACTCTCCTGGGAGAGCCACGCGAAGCGCCTCATGGAAGTGTTAGGAGAGCAGTGA